One window from the genome of Mycolicibacterium gadium encodes:
- a CDS encoding PucR family transcriptional regulator has product MPDNRYVPPKSTVEVLETVPDVVLRRLKQYSGRLATEAVRALEQRLPFFAELEASQRASVQLVVQAAVVNFVEWMRNPQSNVSYTAQAFEVVPQDLRRKIALRQSVEMVRVTMEYCEEVVPLLARSDEQLTALTAGILRYSRDLAFAAATAYADQAEARGAWDTRMEANVIDAVVRGDTGPELQSQAAALNWDATAPATVIVGLPHPDRNDLAGDDVHDVAGRHGRAALSDVHGTWLVAIVSGGLSATDRFLTDLMKVFADGPVVIGPTATTLAAAHRSATEAIAGMNAVAGWTGAPRPVAARELLPERALLGDISAVAALEAEVMRPLADAGPALAETLDAYLDSGGAIEACARKLFVHPNTVRYRLKRIADFTGRDPTVPRDAYVLRVASSLGRLSRQTHLASTRNTAPSQVTEVTSSA; this is encoded by the coding sequence ATGCCCGACAATCGGTACGTTCCGCCGAAGTCCACGGTCGAGGTGCTCGAAACCGTGCCGGACGTGGTGCTGCGGCGGCTGAAGCAGTACTCGGGCCGACTGGCCACCGAGGCTGTGCGCGCCCTCGAGCAACGGCTGCCGTTCTTCGCCGAGCTCGAGGCCTCGCAGCGGGCCAGCGTGCAGTTGGTCGTGCAGGCCGCGGTGGTCAACTTCGTCGAGTGGATGCGCAATCCGCAGAGCAATGTCAGCTACACCGCCCAGGCGTTCGAGGTCGTCCCACAGGATCTCCGCCGCAAGATCGCGCTCCGGCAGTCGGTCGAGATGGTTCGCGTCACCATGGAGTACTGCGAGGAGGTGGTGCCGCTTCTGGCCCGCTCCGACGAGCAGCTGACCGCGCTGACGGCCGGAATCCTGCGCTACAGCCGGGATCTCGCGTTCGCGGCCGCCACCGCGTACGCCGACCAGGCCGAAGCGCGCGGCGCGTGGGACACCCGGATGGAGGCCAATGTCATCGACGCGGTCGTCCGCGGGGACACCGGACCGGAGTTGCAGTCGCAGGCCGCGGCATTGAACTGGGACGCGACCGCCCCGGCCACCGTGATCGTCGGTCTGCCACATCCGGACCGGAACGACCTCGCCGGGGACGACGTGCACGATGTCGCCGGCCGTCACGGCCGCGCCGCGCTCTCCGACGTGCACGGCACCTGGCTGGTCGCGATCGTGTCGGGCGGACTGTCCGCGACCGACCGCTTCCTCACCGACCTGATGAAGGTCTTCGCCGACGGTCCCGTGGTGATCGGCCCGACCGCCACCACACTGGCGGCCGCGCATCGCAGCGCCACCGAGGCGATCGCCGGCATGAACGCCGTCGCCGGCTGGACCGGCGCGCCGCGGCCGGTCGCGGCCCGCGAGTTACTGCCCGAACGAGCACTGCTGGGCGACATCTCGGCGGTCGCGGCGCTGGAAGCTGAGGTCATGCGGCCCTTGGCAGACGCGGGTCCGGCGCTGGCCGAGACCCTCGACGCTTATCTGGACTCGGGCGGCGCCATCGAGGCGTGCGCGCGCAAATTGTTCGTTCATCCAAATACCGTGCGCTACCGGCTCAAACGGATCGCGGACTTCACCGGTCGCGATCCGACGGTCCCGCGGGACGCCTATGTCCTGCGGGTAGCATCCAGCCTGGGCCGACTGAGTCGGCAAACGCACCTAGCCAGCACGCGAAACACCGCCCCTAGCCAGGTGACAGAGGTCACTTCGTCGGCCTAG